One Ranitomeya imitator isolate aRanImi1 chromosome 1, aRanImi1.pri, whole genome shotgun sequence DNA window includes the following coding sequences:
- the IL6R gene encoding interleukin-6 receptor subunit alpha, producing MAGTSGRYTALIIVLCCGQLINTQDNLCPKPAVPEDAILATLFSNVNLTCAGCEGRVSWSSGSLHRSQRPLHKTEGSHLVLSSVAYEDEGSYTCYRDDAPVCSVELLVRDEPQEGTSLSCYHQHPTHNITCEWSPTVLLHPFSTATLVRVRVFQSPLFFPCTYDDGRRTFFCSSLYNEGDSSKQVFFLCVHGRTDSARVAGLEADVRDILQIGPPLNVQVTSVEKHPRKLHVLWSRPEFWEETFYGLKYQVLYQVENSLHLSNGTTADTSFVIDDAVMRRKHLIRVRATEEYQENWGSWSKEAKGVPWSDGATTTQVPSKEHTPIPQQTEEPGNNEIGVPEAHVMGGTPRFWIAPCISLALVILFLLALWIRYQEMRMVKLQCGFLRSLVQSSSVEDTVQPPMVTESLVSVQSLVVVRIPPLLEGE from the exons CGGTTCCTGAGGACGCCATCTTGGCTACACTCTTCTCTAATGTGAACCTGACGTGTGCAGGGTGTGAAGGTCGAGTGTCCTGGAGCAGTGGAAGCCTACATAGAAGCCAAAGACCACTACACAAGACAGAGGGCAGCCATCTTGTTCTGAGCTCTGTGGCGTATGAGGACGAGGGAAGCTACACGTGTTATAGGGACGATGCTCCTGTGTGCTCTGTGGAGCTGCTGGTGAGAG ATGAACCTCAAGAAGGCACAAGTCTCTCCTGCTACCACCAACATCCCACCCATAATATCACCTGTGAGTGGAGCCCCACAGTACTACTACACCCATTCTCTACCGCTACCCTCGTAAGAGTCAG GGTCTTTCAGAGCCCCCTGTTCTTCCCCTGCACGTATGATGACGGCCGCCGGACCTTCTTCTGCTCTTCGCTGTATAATGAAGGAGACTCCAGTAAACAGGTTTTCTTCCTGTGTGTGCATGGCCGCACTGACAGCGCCAGAGTTGCCGGCCTGGAGGCTGATGTCAGGGATATCT TGCAAATCGGTCCCCCTCTCAATGTACAAGTGACTTCAGTGGAGAAGCATCCAAGGAAGCTGCACGTGCTGTGGAGCCGGCCCGAGTTCTGGGAGGAAACCTTCTATGGCCTCAAGTACCAGGTTCTGTACCAAGTGGAGAACTCGCTTCACCTGTCCAAT GGCACTACTGCAGACACAAGCTTTGTTATTGATGACGCTGTGATGAGAAGAAAACATCTCATCCGAGTGCGAGCGACTGAGGAATACCAGGAAAATTGGGGGTCTTGGAGTAAGGAAGCCAAAGGTGTCCCATGGTCAG ATGGAGCCACAACTACTCAG GTACCCAGCAAGGAGCACACCCCGATACCCCAACAGACTGAGGAACCTGGAAATAATGAGA TTGGGGTGCCGGAGGCCCACGTTATGGGAGGGACCCCTAGATTTTGGATCGCCCCGTGTATCAGTCTCGCACTCGTCATTCTTTTCCTCCTCGCACTGTGGATCAG GTACCAGGAGATGAGGATGGTAAAGTTGCAATGCGGATTCCTGCGTTCTCTGGTCCAGTCCTCGTCTGTAGAGGACACGGTGCAGCCGCCGATGGTGACTGAATCTCTGGTGTCTGTGCAGTCTTTGGTGGTGGTCCGTATTCCTCCATTACTGGAAGGAGAGTGA